One Methanobacterium alcaliphilum DNA segment encodes these proteins:
- the cbiQ gene encoding cobalt ECF transporter T component CbiQ: MFGNTLDNYAHSNKLKGTNVYFKVLFAVSTMLVSLISTSPIVPIFITLLISFLIIFKAEIPWKFYLKFLTIPFTFGFLTFIFMAIFFGTGEPILELGIFNLAISADGFELGLLVFTRIMGGFSCMAFLSLTTPMTELFSVLESFKIPKVVIEIAMMMYRYIFVFIGEGINMYHAQETRLGYQSFKNAYKSMGILASNLFIRSWVKGEQVYISMESRGYNGSLHINNYQNNIETKNLILLVCFESLLLLGVYLSGNIRLF; encoded by the coding sequence ATGTTTGGGAATACCCTAGACAATTATGCTCATTCAAACAAACTCAAAGGAACTAATGTTTATTTCAAAGTATTGTTTGCCGTTTCAACAATGTTAGTGAGTTTAATTTCAACTTCACCCATAGTACCTATTTTCATAACTTTATTAATATCTTTTTTAATTATATTTAAAGCTGAAATTCCCTGGAAATTTTATTTAAAGTTTTTAACAATACCTTTTACTTTCGGATTTTTAACCTTTATTTTCATGGCAATTTTCTTTGGTACAGGAGAACCTATTTTAGAATTAGGAATATTCAACCTTGCAATTAGTGCCGATGGATTCGAACTCGGATTACTTGTTTTCACAAGGATTATGGGTGGGTTTTCTTGTATGGCATTTTTATCATTGACTACTCCTATGACTGAACTTTTTTCTGTTCTTGAATCCTTCAAAATTCCAAAAGTAGTTATAGAAATAGCAATGATGATGTACAGGTACATTTTTGTGTTTATTGGTGAAGGAATAAATATGTACCATGCACAAGAAACTAGATTAGGTTATCAAAGTTTTAAAAACGCGTATAAATCTATGGGAATATTAGCCAGTAACTTATTCATTAGAAGCTGGGTAAAAGGGGAACAAGTATATATTTCCATGGAATCCAGAGGATATAATGGATCATTACATATTAATAATTACCAAAATAATATAGAAACAAAAAATCTGATTCTTTTAGTCTGTTTTGAATCTCTTTTATTATTAGGCGTTTATTTAAGTGGAAATATTAGGTTATTTTAA
- a CDS encoding ATP-binding cassette domain-containing protein → MNIIESKEITYKYPDGTKALNKINFSVEKGKMVALLGPNGAGKSTLFLHFNGILKPNSGQINIEQEPLKYNKNGLNKVRQKVGIVFQNPDDQLFAPTVVEDVAFGPLNMGLSREEVDKRVSDALEKVGMSGYNDKAPHHLSGGQKKRVAIAGILAMGPEIMVLDEPTSGLDPKGASLILKLLYNLNEEGMTIIISTHDVDMVPLYADKIYIISDGEIIKQGNPHEVFEDVQTIRKANLRLPRIAHLMEILKKEDSLSFSNEYPLTIGEARKSVVEFIKNEDRQE, encoded by the coding sequence ATGAACATAATTGAATCAAAAGAAATTACTTATAAATATCCTGATGGAACCAAAGCCCTAAACAAAATAAATTTCAGTGTGGAAAAAGGGAAGATGGTGGCATTATTAGGGCCAAATGGTGCAGGCAAATCAACACTTTTCTTACATTTCAATGGAATTCTTAAACCTAACTCTGGGCAAATTAACATAGAACAAGAACCACTAAAATATAACAAGAATGGTCTTAATAAAGTTAGACAAAAAGTAGGAATAGTGTTTCAAAACCCTGACGATCAATTATTTGCACCTACAGTTGTAGAAGATGTAGCTTTTGGTCCACTTAATATGGGTTTATCCCGAGAAGAAGTTGATAAAAGAGTTTCTGATGCCTTAGAAAAAGTAGGGATGTCGGGTTATAACGATAAAGCCCCTCACCATCTCAGTGGAGGACAGAAAAAAAGAGTGGCTATTGCAGGAATACTAGCCATGGGGCCTGAAATAATGGTTTTAGACGAACCCACATCGGGTTTAGATCCTAAAGGAGCATCACTCATTTTAAAATTACTTTACAATCTCAATGAAGAGGGTATGACAATTATTATATCCACACATGACGTGGATATGGTTCCATTATATGCTGATAAAATATATATCATCAGCGATGGAGAAATCATAAAACAGGGAAACCCCCACGAAGTTTTTGAAGATGTTCAAACAATTAGAAAAGCTAATTTAAGACTTCCAAGAATTGCACATCTTATGGAAATACTCAAAAAAGAAGACAGTTTATCATTTTCCAATGAATATCCTTTAACTATTGGTGAAGCACGAAAAAGTGTGGTTGAATTTATAAAAAATGAGGATAGACAAGAATGA
- the ribC gene encoding riboflavin synthase, with product MKKIGICDTTFARYDMGAAAIDEIKKQVGNIKIIRSTVPGVKDLPVAAKKLIEEENCEIVLALGMPGPEEKDKVCAHEASTGLISAQLMTNTHILEVFVHEDEEHNSKELKKLAENRAREHAQNLVKLLFKPEKLLREAGMGMREGKPDVGPL from the coding sequence ATGAAAAAAATAGGTATATGCGATACCACTTTTGCCCGTTATGATATGGGTGCTGCTGCAATTGATGAGATAAAAAAACAAGTAGGTAATATAAAAATTATAAGAAGCACTGTTCCCGGTGTTAAGGACCTACCAGTGGCTGCTAAAAAGTTAATTGAAGAAGAAAACTGTGAAATAGTATTAGCACTTGGAATGCCCGGGCCGGAAGAAAAAGATAAAGTTTGTGCCCATGAAGCATCGACTGGCCTTATAAGTGCCCAACTAATGACCAATACACATATATTGGAAGTTTTTGTTCATGAAGATGAAGAACATAATTCTAAAGAACTGAAAAAATTAGCTGAAAACAGAGCCCGGGAGCATGCTCAAAACTTAGTTAAACTATTATTTAAACCAGAAAAACTGCTTCGTGAAGCAGGAATGGGTATGCGTGAAGGAAAACCAGACGTAGGTCCTCTTTAG
- a CDS encoding flavodoxin family protein produces MVKIIGIIGSPRIGGNTAFLVEKAMQSAEENGAETEIIQLGKSNINPCIACNKCKETGNCSIDDDMESILENLSSAEGIIIGSPVYFGNVTAQTKMFIDRSRPLRAGFQLKNKVGGAISVGASRNGGQETTCAAIHDFLLIHDAIIVSDGAPTAHYGATGVGGGKNDCQTDEAGIETAKNLGKRVCELAIKLDS; encoded by the coding sequence ATGGTAAAAATAATTGGAATCATAGGTAGTCCCCGGATTGGAGGCAATACTGCTTTTTTAGTTGAAAAAGCAATGCAATCTGCTGAAGAAAATGGGGCTGAAACCGAAATTATTCAGTTAGGTAAATCTAATATTAACCCCTGCATTGCATGTAATAAATGTAAAGAAACTGGAAACTGTTCCATAGACGATGATATGGAATCTATTCTCGAAAATTTAAGTTCTGCAGAGGGCATAATTATTGGAAGTCCTGTTTATTTTGGTAATGTGACTGCTCAGACTAAAATGTTTATAGATCGTTCCCGTCCTTTACGAGCAGGATTCCAGCTTAAAAATAAAGTAGGTGGCGCAATATCTGTAGGAGCATCACGAAATGGAGGTCAAGAAACTACATGTGCAGCAATCCACGACTTTTTATTGATTCATGATGCTATCATAGTAAGTGATGGGGCACCTACAGCACATTACGGTGCTACTGGAGTAGGTGGTGGAAAAAATGATTGTCAAACCGACGAAGCTGGAATTGAAACTGCTAAAAATCTTGGGAAACGCGTATGTGAGTTGGCAATAAAACTAGATTCATAA
- a CDS encoding glycosyltransferase family 2 protein, which translates to MLDRSKEKIFIIVPAYNEEKTVKSVIKELCEMGYKVLLIDDGSQDKTYSLGKSMQNEYSDQILIYQHVINRGLGAALKTGMDAAAINGADFIVTFDADGQHDHKDIENICKPLITGEADVVIGKRNFKDMPITRNLGNYGMNIITMIFYGIYVNDSQSGLRGFTVSSTKLLKLHSRGYGVSSEIISEVKKNNLKLKEVPIKTIYTDYTISKGTNTTVALKILFKMIMDILKKV; encoded by the coding sequence ATGCTTGATAGAAGCAAAGAGAAAATATTCATAATAGTTCCCGCCTACAACGAAGAAAAAACTGTGAAGTCCGTTATAAAAGAACTATGTGAAATGGGTTATAAGGTGTTATTAATAGATGACGGATCGCAGGATAAAACTTATTCCCTTGGAAAAAGTATGCAAAATGAATACTCCGATCAAATATTAATTTACCAGCACGTTATAAACCGTGGATTAGGCGCAGCTCTGAAAACAGGTATGGATGCTGCAGCAATTAATGGAGCAGATTTTATCGTTACCTTTGATGCAGATGGCCAGCATGATCATAAGGATATAGAAAACATTTGTAAGCCTCTGATAACAGGAGAAGCAGATGTGGTTATTGGTAAAAGAAATTTTAAAGACATGCCCATTACCAGAAATCTAGGAAATTATGGGATGAATATCATTACAATGATATTTTATGGTATTTATGTTAATGACTCCCAATCAGGACTTAGAGGATTTACTGTAAGCTCAACAAAACTTTTAAAACTTCATTCCAGAGGATACGGCGTATCTTCAGAGATTATAAGTGAAGTTAAAAAGAACAACTTAAAATTAAAAGAAGTTCCCATAAAAACCATATACACCGATTATACCATATCCAAAGGGACCAATACCACAGTTGCTTTGAAAATATTATTCAAAATGATTATGGATATTCTAAAAAAAGTTTAA